A window from Phalacrocorax carbo unplaced genomic scaffold, bPhaCar2.1 SCAFFOLD_38, whole genome shotgun sequence encodes these proteins:
- the SLC17A7 gene encoding vesicular glutamate transporter 1 — MQFNKEELRRQVGAGLGRLHRVLERRQDDAEGLELGPGGGSGGASGGGPPHPPVLDCTCCGLPRRYGIAILCAIGFCISFGIRCNLGVAVVSMVNGVHGQRAQFNWDPETVGMIHGSFFWGYIVTQIPGGFIAQKFAANRVFGLAIVSTSLLNMLIPAAARTHVGCVIAVRVLQGLVEGVTYPACHGIWSKWAPPLERSRLATTAFCGSYAGAVVAMPLAGVLVQYTGWSSVFYVYGSFGVCWYLFWVLVSYESPAQHPTISPEERKYIEESIGESIGSNPLLLATPWRQFFTSMPVYAIIVANFCRSWTFYLLLISQPAYFEEVFGFEISKVGLLSALPHLVMTIVVPIGGQIADFLRSRGLMSTTNVRKMMNCGGFGMEATLLLVVGYSRSRAVAISFLVLAVGFSGFAISGFNVNHLDIAPRYASVLMGLSNGVGTLSGMVCPLIVGALTRHKTREEWQWVFLIAALVHYGGVAFYGAFASGEPQRWAEPPREEAEPLAPRGGASDDEEEGEGEEEEGGGGGPPGGPPPGYGATGTTPTPGPRGETYG, encoded by the exons ATGCAGTTCAacaaggaggagctgaggcGGCAGGtgggggccgggctgggccgcCTGCACCG ggtCCTGGAGCGGCGGCAGGATGATGcggaggggctggagctgggccCGGgtgggggctcggggggggcgTCCGGGGGGGGCCCCCCGCATCCCCCAGTGCTGGACTGCACGTGCTGCGGCCTCCCCCGGCGCTACGGCATCGCCATCCTCTGCGCCATCGGCTTCTGCATCAGCTTCGGCATCCGCTGCAACCTGGGGGTGGCCGTCGTCAGCATGGTCAATGGGGTGCACGGGCAG CGTGCCCAGTTCAACTGGGACCCCGAGACGGTGGGGATGATCCACGGCTCTTTCTTCTGGGGGTACATCGTCACTCAGATCCCTGGGGGCTTCATCGCCCAGAAGTTCGCAGCCAACAG GGTCTTCGGCCTCGCCATTGTCTCCACGTCGCTCCTCAACATGCTGATCCCGGCGGCCGCCCGCACCCACGTGGGCTGCGTCATCGCCGTCCGCGTGCTGCAGGGGCTTGTGGAG GGCGTGACCTACCCGGCGTGTCATGGGATCTGGAGCAAGTGGGCCCCACCCCTGGAGAGAAGCCGCCTGGCGACCACGGCCTTCTGCG GCTCCTACGCGGGGGCGGTGGTGGCCATGCCCCTGGCCGGCGTCCTGGTGCAATACACGGGCTGGAGCTCCGTCTTCTATGTCTATG GCAGCTTCGGAGTGTGCTGGTACCTGTTCTGGGTGCTGGTGTCCTACgagagcccagcccagcaccccaccATCTCCCCCGAGGAGCGCAAGTACATCGAGGAGAGCATCGGGGAGAGCATCGGCAGCAACCCCCTGCTg CTGGCCACGCCCTGGCGGCAGTTCTTCACCTCGATGCCTGTCTACGCCATCATCGTCGCCAACTTCTGCCGCAGCTGGACCTTCTACCTGCTGCTGATCAGCCAGCCCGCCTACTTCGAGGAGGTGTTCGGCTTCGAGATCAGCAAG GTGGGGCTGCTCTCGGCCCTGCCCCACCTGGTGATGACGATCGTCGTCCCCATCGGGGGCCAAATCGCCGATTTCCTGCGCTCCCGGGGGCTGATGTCGACCACCAACGTCCGCAAGATGATGAACTGCGGCG GGTTCGGTATGGAGGCAacgctgctgctggtggtggggtACTCGCGGTCCCGTGCCGTCGCCATCTCCTTCCTCGTCCTGGCTGTCGGCTTCAGCGGCTTCGCCATCTCCG GGTTCAATGTCAACCACCTGGACATCGCCCCCCGCTACGCCAGCGTGCTGATGGGGCTCTCCAACGGGGTGGGGACGCTCTCAGGGATGGTCTGTCCCCTCATTGTGGGGGCCCTCACCCGGCACAAG ACGCGGGAGGAGTGGCAGTGGGTGTTCCTGATCGCGGCGCTCGTGCACTACGGGGGCGTGGCCTTCTATGGCGCCTTTGCTTCGGGGGAGCCACAGCGGTGGGCGGAGCCGCCGCGCGAGGAGGCGGAGCCTCTGGCGCCCAGGGGCGGGGCCAGCGACGacgaggaggagggggagggggaggaggaagaggggggcggggggggaccgCCGGGTGGGCCCCCCCCGGGATATGGGGCTACCggcaccacccccacccctggccCCCGCGGGGAGACCTATGGGtga
- the PIH1D1 gene encoding PIH1 domain-containing protein 1 isoform X1 — protein MAAPADPSLLSAELEAEEGDDEALRRLLLQATQDDEEHPPAAPSRAVTPQPGLCVKTRAGGAKVFVNICHSREVPPPPPLSPPGLQRLLHAPPTAAGAFRIPMSLGEPHAELDRGGQGCTAYDVVVNSGFFRTLQADPLYLEFFLTVAMEGLSEKYGVELELTGWRVLKNRKFMGSVSAQNIRARPRPRIQELEGPLQEPPPPPRPPGPPQFVVVAEPSSEHPQVLQARILLPHAAGAGSLWLGLSEERLVLRGAEGAPHLLELGLPLPADPTRCHARFHRGTKVLTVTMPLQV, from the exons ATGGCGGCCCCCGCGGACCCGTCGCTGCTCTCGGCCGAGTTGGAGGCGGAGGAAGGGGATGATGAGGCGCTGCGGCGGCTCCTGCTGCAG gcgACCCAGGACGATGAGGAgcacccccccgccgccccctcccgcgcTGTCACCCCGCAGCCAG GGCTGTGTGTGAAGacccgggcggggggggccaaGGTCTTTGTCAACATCTGTCACTCGCGGGAGGTGCCCCCGCCCCCACCGTTGTCcccccctgggctgcagcgCCTCCTCCACGCCCCCCCCACTGCTGCAGGGGCCTTCCGCATCCCTATGAGCCTGGGGGAGCCCCATGCCGAGCTAGACCGCG GCGGCCAGGGCTGTACCGCCTACGACGTGGTGGTGAACTCGGGGTTCTTCCGCACACTCCAG GCTGACCCCCTGTACCTGGAGTTCTTCTTGACGGTGGCCATGGAGGGGCTGTCGGAGAAGTACGGGGTGGAGCTGGAGCTGACTG GCTGGCGGGTGCTGAAGAACCGCAAGTTCATGGGCTCCGTCTCAGCCCAGAACATCcgggcgcggccccggccccgcatcCAGGAGCTCGAGGG ccccctacAGGAGCCACCGCCACCTCCCAG acccccaggacccccccagtTCGTGGTGGTGGCTGAGCCCTCATCTGAGCACCCGCAGGTGCTGCAGGCACGCATCCTCCTGCCCCATGCT GCAGGGGCGGGGTCTCTGTGGCTGGGGCTGAGTGAGGAGCGGTTGGTGctgaggggagcagagggggctcCCCAcctcctggagctggggctgcccctcCCCGCCGACCCCACCCGCTGCCACGCCCGCTTCCACCGAGGCACCAAG GTCCTCACTGTGACGATGCCGCTGCAGGTGTGA
- the PIH1D1 gene encoding PIH1 domain-containing protein 1 isoform X2, giving the protein MAAPADPSLLSAELEAEEGDDEALRRLLLQATQDDEEHPPAAPSRAVTPQPGGQGCTAYDVVVNSGFFRTLQADPLYLEFFLTVAMEGLSEKYGVELELTGWRVLKNRKFMGSVSAQNIRARPRPRIQELEGPLQEPPPPPRPPGPPQFVVVAEPSSEHPQVLQARILLPHAAGAGSLWLGLSEERLVLRGAEGAPHLLELGLPLPADPTRCHARFHRGTKVLTVTMPLQV; this is encoded by the exons ATGGCGGCCCCCGCGGACCCGTCGCTGCTCTCGGCCGAGTTGGAGGCGGAGGAAGGGGATGATGAGGCGCTGCGGCGGCTCCTGCTGCAG gcgACCCAGGACGATGAGGAgcacccccccgccgccccctcccgcgcTGTCACCCCGCAGCCAG GCGGCCAGGGCTGTACCGCCTACGACGTGGTGGTGAACTCGGGGTTCTTCCGCACACTCCAG GCTGACCCCCTGTACCTGGAGTTCTTCTTGACGGTGGCCATGGAGGGGCTGTCGGAGAAGTACGGGGTGGAGCTGGAGCTGACTG GCTGGCGGGTGCTGAAGAACCGCAAGTTCATGGGCTCCGTCTCAGCCCAGAACATCcgggcgcggccccggccccgcatcCAGGAGCTCGAGGG ccccctacAGGAGCCACCGCCACCTCCCAG acccccaggacccccccagtTCGTGGTGGTGGCTGAGCCCTCATCTGAGCACCCGCAGGTGCTGCAGGCACGCATCCTCCTGCCCCATGCT GCAGGGGCGGGGTCTCTGTGGCTGGGGCTGAGTGAGGAGCGGTTGGTGctgaggggagcagagggggctcCCCAcctcctggagctggggctgcccctcCCCGCCGACCCCACCCGCTGCCACGCCCGCTTCCACCGAGGCACCAAG GTCCTCACTGTGACGATGCCGCTGCAGGTGTGA
- the ALDH16A1 gene encoding aldehyde dehydrogenase family 16 member A1, with translation MVPRRGRSLRPGARLAGAAAVMAALGLPPVPAIFSTMEEGPRAGGATPGEAWLEAHGRALGHFVAGTWLKPPGRGTLECREAATGRLLATVLQGEEADLAAAVEAAAAAAAKWGRLGGPQRAQHLQRLAAALERGAAGMGAVAALSGGRPLSQALGADLELGLRLLRVPAGWAQLGPPGLGGWAPLGVVAILMSGPCSLAALLWKLGPLLAMGNAALVLPPAEAPLAPLLVAELSGEGGALPPGLLNVVTGTPRLHRALCAHPHIAAVTFLGAHQEEVQDVAWGSPCRGPRLGVARGGRVVVVVLDSADLDSAATAIVESMGAPPPLFPWGGCVVLAQEGVVAPLGRRLRARLGGLRVGDPLDPGTDVGPLPPTAASPKGVVQAACEEGAEVFQPPVTLPPGGRFYPPTLITGVAPTSRCLREPVPGPVLVLLPVRSPGEAVTVASGLPHVAAGAVWAQDVTLALDVAGRLPLGLVWLNALNLLDPMGGCAGGDGDGAGLEALREFGCPPWEPPWGPGNTPETLLDKELSPEPVPGGPVAAPDSADVAAAMEAARRVALGWGRLPGAARARVLRGAAAALGGGGALGPPQRDGDDGDDGRLRAALLRWAAHVELMGGVVQEVPGGRALVTRRPLGVVGVAWSGPRPLRRALELLPPALALGNGLVVVAPPSGVGSALRLRQALVAAGLPGGALAVLPGGAGGAGVSLERHRPDGLWLCGGGADPDWASAVSVTHVWVPGQVLGGPGQDPPPSAERELELRCTRPHCLWVPGGGP, from the exons ATGGttccgcggcggggccgctccCTCCGCCCAGGCGCTCGTCTCGCTGGTGCGGCGGCGGTGATGGCGGCGCTGGGGCTCCCCCCGGTCCCCGCGATCTTCAGCACCATGGAGGAGGGGCCGAGAGCTGGGGGGGCCACACCGGGGGAG GCATGGCTGGAGGCCCACGGCCGGGCCCTGGGGCACTTTGTGGCTGGGACGTGGCTGAAGCCGCCGGGACGGGGGACGCTGGAGTGCCGGGAGGCTGCCACAG ggCGGCTGCTGGCGACGGTGCTGCAGGGGGAGGAGGCTGACCTGGCAGCAGCCgtggaggcggcggcggcggcggcggcgaagtgggggcggctgggggggccccAGAGGGCCCAGCACCTGCAGCG gctggcggcggcgctggagcggggggcagcggggatgGGGGCGGTGGCCGCTCTCTCGGGGGGGCGGCCGCTGTCCCAGGCCCTCGGGGCCGacctggagctggggctgcggctgctgcgGGTGCCGGCGGGGTGGGCCCAGCTCGGCCCCCCCGGCCTGGGTGGCTGGGCCCCCCTCG GGGTGGTGGCCATCCTCATGTCGGGTCCCTGCTCCCTGGCGGCGCTGCTGTGGAAGCTGGGACCTCTCCTGGCCATGG GCAACGCGGCGCTGGTGCTGCCGCCGGCCGAGGCCCCGCTGGCGCCGCTGTTGGTGGCGGAGCtgagtggggaggggggggcgctGCCCCCTGGGCTGCTCAACGTGGTGACGGGGACCCCCCGCCTGCACCGTGCCCTCTGCGCCCACCCCCACATCGCCGCTGTCACCTTCCTCGGTGCCCACCAG GAGGAGGTGCAGGATGTGGCCTGGGGGTCCCCATGCCGGGGACCGCGGCTGGGGGTGGCCCGGGGGGGCCGCGTCGTCGTCGTCGTCCTCGACTCAGCCGACCTGGACAGTGCGGCCACCGCTATCGTGGAGAGCATGGGGGCCCCCCCGCCGCTG ttCCCATGGGggggctgcgtggtgctggCGCAGGAGGGGGTGGTGGCACCCCTGGGACGACGGCTCCGGGCCCGGCTGGGGGGTCTGCGGGTCGGGGACCCCTTGGACCCTGGCACTGATGTGGGGCCGCTGCCCCCCACGGCCGCCTCCCCCAAGGGGGTGGTGCAGGCGGCGTGTGAGGAGGGGGCCGAG GTTTTCCAGCCACCGGTAACGCTGCCCCCCGGGGGGCGCTTCTACCCCCCCACCCTGATCACGGGGGTGGCCCCCACCTCGCGCTGCCTCCGAGAGccg gtgCCGGGACcggtgctggtgctgctgcccgTGCGCTCCCCGGGGGAGGCCGTCACCGTGGCCTCGGGGCTGCCCCACGTGGCCGCCGGCGCCGTCTGGGCCCAGGACGTGACCCTTGCCCTTGACGTGGCCGGCAG GCTGCCCCTGGGGCTGGTATGGCTCAACGCGCTCAACCTGCTGGACCCGATGGGGGGCTGCgccgggggggacggggacggcgCCGGCCTGGAg GCGCTGCGAGAGTTCGGGTGTCCCCCCTGGGAGCCCCCCTGGGGGCCAGGGAACACCCCCGAGACCCTCCTGGACAAGGAGCTCAG cccagagcCAGTCCCGGGGGGTCCTGTGGCGGCCCCCGACTCCGCTGACGTCGCCGCAGCCATGGAGGCCGCCCGCCGTGTCGCCCTGGG GTGGGGGCGGCTGCCAGGGGCAGCGCGTGCCCGGGTtctgcggggggcggcggcggcactgggggggggcggggccctggggcCCCCCCAGAGGGACGGCGACGACGGCGACGACGGGCGGCTGCGGGCGGCGCTGCTGCGGTGGGCAGCGCATGTGGAGCTGATGGGTGGGGTCGTGCAG GAGGTGCCTGGTGGGCGGGCCCTGGTGACGCGCCGGCCGCTGGGGGTGGTGGGCGTGGCCTGGAGCGGGCCCCGCCCCCTTCGGCGCGCGCTGGAGCTCCTCCCCCCCGCGCTGGCGTTGGGCAACGGGCTCGTGGTGGTGGCGCCCCCCAGCGGCGTTGGCTCTGCACTGCGCCTGCGGCAG GCACTGGTGGCtgcggggctccccgggggggCTCTGGCAGTgctgccggggggggccgggggcgccggCGTGTCGCTGGAGCGGCACCGGCCCGACGGGCTGTGGCTCTGCGGGGGGGGTGCG gACCCTGACTGGGCCTCGGCTGTGAGCGTCACCCACGTGTGGGTCCCGGGTCAGGtcctgggggggccggggcaggaccccccccccagtgctgagcgggagctggagctgcGCTGCACCCGCCCCCACTGCCTCTGGGTGCCCGGAGGGGGGCCCTGA
- the FLT3LG gene encoding fms-related tyrosine kinase 3 ligand isoform X1, whose product MGVGGGFRTPGSPPTPRRLGPHPGRLGPLERGWGCWRWGGGAGTPGSLRVLGKGGGEAPGRLGPTPDAWVPPGRLGPPFPPPPGCPGPAEPGRRFHFRRRLRCGTGGVLGGSRVPTQPPTLRPAPPQLGPAMDPAPGSFLVPLLLLLDVSCPSGCCSFEFNPISSTFRSHVDDLSSWLILDYPVAMPSNLEMDSHCSDLWGLHFVAAALRRMAGVAGVALAPQLQAVATHITFVTECHIHDPQDCVRLETVNVSQLLGSLVQHLGGLQGRPLHFPGCARLRCRPALAGDTGIRAGWDLSGQAGSQGGTQAGLRRRCGRIAAAGEMATPRISPGGTEGPWGPQGGPSGRCRRAPQSHGETGGPRPPTATAQGP is encoded by the exons atgggggtggggggaggcttCCGGACGCCTGggtctccccccaccccccgacgcctgggtccccaccccggacgcctgggtcccctcgAGAGGGGTtgggggtgctggaggtggGGCGGGGGAGCCGGGACGCCCGGGTCCctgagggtgctggggaagggtgggggggaggcccccggacgcctgggtcccaccccggacgcctgggtcccccctggacgcctgggtcccccgttcccccccccccccggctgcccGGGTCCCGCTGAGCCCGGGCGCCGCTTTCACTTTCGGCGGCGGCTCCGCTGCGGTAccgggggggtcctgggggggtcccgggtCCCCACTCAACCCCCCACCCTTCGGCCGGCCCCACCCCAGCTCGGCCCCGCCATGGACCCGGCCCCCGGCTCCTTTCTG gtccccctcctgctcctcctggacGTGTCCTGCCCCAGCGGCTGCTGCTCCTTCGAGTTCAATCCCATCAGCAGCACCTTCAGATCCCACGTGGATGATCTG AGCTCCTGGCTGATCCTGGACTACCCCGTGGCGATGCCCAGCAACCTGGAGATG gaCAGCCACTGCTCTGACCTCTGGGGGCTGCACTTCGTGGCGGCGGCGCTGAGGCGCAtggcgggggtggcgggggtgGCGCTGGCCCCCCAGCTCCAGGCTGTTGCCACCCACATCACCTTCGTGACTGAGTGCCACATCCAC gaccctcaGGACTGCGTCCGGCTGGAGACGGTGAACGTATCACAGCTGCTGGGATCCCTCGTGCAGCacctgggggggctgcaggggcgcCCCCTCCACTTCCCTGGCTGCGCCCGCCTGCGCTGCCGCCCAG cccttGCAGGAGACACCGGTATCAGAGCAGGATGGGACCTGAGCGGCCAAGCAGGGAGCCAGGGAGGGACTCAG GCTGGCCTGAGGCGCCGGTGCGGCAGGATCGCGGCTGCGGGAGAGATGGCGACCCCCCGGATCAGCCCTGGAGGCACGGAGGGACCCTGGGGGCCACAGGGGGGCCCCTCTGGGCGTTGTCGCAGGGCCCCCCAGAGCCATGGAGAGACTGGggggccccggccccccacgGCCACCGCACAGGGCCCATAA
- the FLT3LG gene encoding fms-related tyrosine kinase 3 ligand isoform X2: MGVGGGFRTPGSPPTPRRLGPHPGRLGPLERGWGCWRWGGGAGTPGSLRVLGKGGGEAPGRLGPTPDAWVPPGRLGPPFPPPPGCPGPAEPGRRFHFRRRLRCGTGGVLGGSRVPTQPPTLRPAPPQLGPAMDPAPGSFLVPLLLLLDVSCPSGCCSFEFNPISSTFRSHVDDLSSWLILDYPVAMPSNLEMDSHCSDLWGLHFVAAALRRMAGVAGVALAPQLQAVATHITFVTECHIHDPQDCVRLETVNVSQLLGSLVQHLGGLQGRPLHFPGCARLRCRPGPPLTTPAGQHEGTLGSRLGPPGIHGPVLLGGLGGALALAAVAWVLWRRPCAQPLQETPVSEQDGT, encoded by the exons atgggggtggggggaggcttCCGGACGCCTGggtctccccccaccccccgacgcctgggtccccaccccggacgcctgggtcccctcgAGAGGGGTtgggggtgctggaggtggGGCGGGGGAGCCGGGACGCCCGGGTCCctgagggtgctggggaagggtgggggggaggcccccggacgcctgggtcccaccccggacgcctgggtcccccctggacgcctgggtcccccgttcccccccccccccggctgcccGGGTCCCGCTGAGCCCGGGCGCCGCTTTCACTTTCGGCGGCGGCTCCGCTGCGGTAccgggggggtcctgggggggtcccgggtCCCCACTCAACCCCCCACCCTTCGGCCGGCCCCACCCCAGCTCGGCCCCGCCATGGACCCGGCCCCCGGCTCCTTTCTG gtccccctcctgctcctcctggacGTGTCCTGCCCCAGCGGCTGCTGCTCCTTCGAGTTCAATCCCATCAGCAGCACCTTCAGATCCCACGTGGATGATCTG AGCTCCTGGCTGATCCTGGACTACCCCGTGGCGATGCCCAGCAACCTGGAGATG gaCAGCCACTGCTCTGACCTCTGGGGGCTGCACTTCGTGGCGGCGGCGCTGAGGCGCAtggcgggggtggcgggggtgGCGCTGGCCCCCCAGCTCCAGGCTGTTGCCACCCACATCACCTTCGTGACTGAGTGCCACATCCAC gaccctcaGGACTGCGTCCGGCTGGAGACGGTGAACGTATCACAGCTGCTGGGATCCCTCGTGCAGCacctgggggggctgcaggggcgcCCCCTCCACTTCCCTGGCTGCGCCCGCCTGCGCTGCCGCCCAG GCCCCCCGCTGACCACCCCTGCGGGGCAGCACGAGGGGACCCTGGGGTCCAGGCTGGGCCCCCCTGGCATCCACgggccagtgctgctgggggggctcgggggggcccTGGCCCTGGCGGCGGTGGCCTGGGTCCTGTGGAGGCGGCCCTGTGCCCAG cccttGCAGGAGACACCGGTATCAGAGCAGGATGGGACCTGA
- the FLT3LG gene encoding fms-related tyrosine kinase 3 ligand isoform X3, with the protein MDPAPGSFLVPLLLLLDVSCPSGCCSFEFNPISSTFRSHVDDLSSWLILDYPVAMPSNLEMDSHCSDLWGLHFVAAALRRMAGVAGVALAPQLQAVATHITFVTECHIHDPQDCVRLETVNVSQLLGSLVQHLGGLQGRPLHFPGCARLRCRPGPPLTTPAGQHEGTLGSRLGPPGIHGPVLLGGLGGALALAAVAWVLWRRPCAQAGLRRRCGRIAAAGEMATPRISPGGTEGPWGPQGGPSGRCRRAPQSHGETGGPRPPTATAQGP; encoded by the exons ATGGACCCGGCCCCCGGCTCCTTTCTG gtccccctcctgctcctcctggacGTGTCCTGCCCCAGCGGCTGCTGCTCCTTCGAGTTCAATCCCATCAGCAGCACCTTCAGATCCCACGTGGATGATCTG AGCTCCTGGCTGATCCTGGACTACCCCGTGGCGATGCCCAGCAACCTGGAGATG gaCAGCCACTGCTCTGACCTCTGGGGGCTGCACTTCGTGGCGGCGGCGCTGAGGCGCAtggcgggggtggcgggggtgGCGCTGGCCCCCCAGCTCCAGGCTGTTGCCACCCACATCACCTTCGTGACTGAGTGCCACATCCAC gaccctcaGGACTGCGTCCGGCTGGAGACGGTGAACGTATCACAGCTGCTGGGATCCCTCGTGCAGCacctgggggggctgcaggggcgcCCCCTCCACTTCCCTGGCTGCGCCCGCCTGCGCTGCCGCCCAG GCCCCCCGCTGACCACCCCTGCGGGGCAGCACGAGGGGACCCTGGGGTCCAGGCTGGGCCCCCCTGGCATCCACgggccagtgctgctgggggggctcgggggggcccTGGCCCTGGCGGCGGTGGCCTGGGTCCTGTGGAGGCGGCCCTGTGCCCAG GCTGGCCTGAGGCGCCGGTGCGGCAGGATCGCGGCTGCGGGAGAGATGGCGACCCCCCGGATCAGCCCTGGAGGCACGGAGGGACCCTGGGGGCCACAGGGGGGCCCCTCTGGGCGTTGTCGCAGGGCCCCCCAGAGCCATGGAGAGACTGGggggccccggccccccacgGCCACCGCACAGGGCCCATAA